Sequence from the Hirundo rustica isolate bHirRus1 chromosome 9, bHirRus1.pri.v3, whole genome shotgun sequence genome:
TTGTAAAAGATAAGGTATTAGCAGAGGCatgtcagctttttttttaataaaaaaaataaccattaTATCTATTTAAATAAGGCTTCTTGTTACAGATTGTTCCAGTTACTGAAGGAAACCAAGGcctgatgaaagaaaaaaaacattatccCCCACAAACGTTACCCTTCCTGCCTCAAGAACACACCTCCAGGAAGTCATCCAATGTGCAAAGTGACAAACACTAGGGGAAGCTCCTGAAATGATATGCCCGGTCTAGTTTCTCATGCGTTATCGTCAAAATCTTAAAACCAAAACCTTTAAAGTTCTAAAATACACAAAAACCCCTTCATCTCAATattctttccaaaacaaatatATACAGCACATTAATATGCAATATGCAAAAGCTCTGTGTTGCTGTTGGCAACATCCATGCCCTCCCCACCCCTATTCACAGGTGTACCTCTACTGAAACACAATTACATCACTAAGCCTGTTAGTTTGAAAAGGGAATTTAATTCACTTAAAACTTGTAAATTTTGGTGTAGGGGCTCCACTCATTTGACTCTGGATTGTAGACCTCAAGTGTGTTCAGGAACTCATTGCCATCAAAGCCCCCCACTGCATAAATGGTGTTAGCCACGGTGGTGATGCCGGCGTTGCTCCTGGGCGTGGTCATGCTGCCCATCATCTTCCACTCGTTCCTGGCAGGGTCGTACATCTCCACGCAGTTCACCGCGTGCGTGCCGTCAAATCCTCCGGCCACAAAGAGCTTTCCTGTGTGAGGAAAGGGAGCCACGCTCactgctcagcaccagctggCCCTGCCTTCCAACCAGGACAAGGGCCAAAGGGACACCAGGTGCTGAGGTAGACCTTGGCCTGGTCAAGGTCTGCACTTACAGGAGCATTGTGCTTTGGGTCTCCTGCCCATGACAGCTGATGGGAATTTGATTCAGAGTAAGGACAAAGTCCAAATTCAAACGGGTGCAGCTCTAGAAGCTGCACAGTGACACTTTCAGGAGACAGAGGTGGGGTGAATGCCCCACAACCAAgaggtttttgctttttaattagaACTGGCCATTTAGCCAGGCTCCTACTGTATTCTTTCCTGCCCAAAAAGGAGCACAGCTTTGTATTCTACTCGCATCAGAGCAAACGTGAAAGGCcccgaggcagcagcagcagcagccccagccctacCATCACGGACAGCCACGCCGGCACCGCGCCGTGCCACGTTCATGGGTGCCATCAGGGTCCAGGTGTTGTTCTCGGGGTTGTAGCGCTCCACGCTGTTGAGGCAGTTCCACGACTCGGCCCCACCGATGATGTACAGGTACCCCCCCAGCTCACACACGGCAGACTGGTGCCTCCCTGCAAACAAAGCCAGCAGTCAGCcaccagcaacagcagcagcaactcaAAGTTTTGGTGTAGTTTTTGGTTTGGTGCAGATCTGCTGTTGCCCttttctccccatccctgcccagctctccaACAAACTTACGGATGTTAAGGGGAGCACAACTTGTCCAAGCCTTTGTTACAGGATCAAACACATCACAGTTCTTCAGTCCTTTCTGGCCATAGGGGTCAGAACCACCCACAATGTAGAGCTTTCCGTTCAGGGCACACACTCCTGTTGATACGGGAAACAATGGCAAGTGAGCAAGAAGTGGCCGAGTTTCCAGCCCCAGGCCGGGCGCTGCAGAGGCCTCACCTGCGTTGCAGCGGTTGGTCCGCAGCTCCGGAACAGGGGTCCAGTCATCGATCTCGGGCTCGTACATCTCTCCACAGCTCAAGTCGTCCGAGTGGCCATTTGACCCGCCCACGACGTACAGCTGCCCCTGAGAGGAACAAACCAACACCCGTCACCTCGGCACACCGGTCAGCTCACGGGTGCTGGGGTAACCGTGGAACTACAGAGAAACAACTCCTAAAGCTATCCCGTTCAGCGTGCCCTGTTCAGCTCAGCCCAGGCGGGCTCCCGCAGGCTCGCTCCCCGCCCCACACACCATCAGCACCGCCATCTGGAACCGGGCCCTCGGCGTCCTCATGGGCGCGATGAACGTCCAGGCGTCCTTCTCGGGATCGTAGCACTCCACGGTGCGCAGGCACTCCTCCCTGTTGTAGCCCCCTGCGAGCGAGAGGTTACTGGCCCCACGTTCAGAGGCACCGGCACGGCCCCCGGCCCGGTGCCCCGGCCCCAGCTCACCCGCAGCGATGAGCCTGCCGTGCAGCTCGGCCGTGCCCAGCCCCGAGCGCGCGTACTGCATGGGGGACATGGGCTTCTCGATGAGGTCGCTGGGCTGCAGCTCGAAGCTCAGGCTCTTCAGCAGCCGCGGGGTGCTCGAGGGGGAGCTCTGCGGGCTGTTGCGGCCGTGCAGGAAGATCACGCACAGCACCCCGTCCAGCACGGCCAGGCACAGGTACGTGTTACCTGTGGGGACAGCACACCGCCGCCTAAGCACGGTGCCGCGCCAAGGGGGACTGAGCTGGAGGCCGAATGGGCTCTGCTGGTCGTGCCGCTCCCCTTGGCAGCACGGAAACTTCATTTTTTCAGGTTACTGGGTCCAAGCGTTAGAAAAAGTGTTAGTTATTGACAACTATGCTTTAGGTACTAAAAGAGTGCCGAAGGACACGCGACAGCAACTTAAACGTGTGCTGGGAGTCTCCTcgcacacacagagcaaacaACTCTGCTAGTTAACTATGGACTGCCTGTCTCCTTAGTAGTTTCTGGGAAAATGATGACACACCATGGATTTAGCTGATAAGGACCTGAGATGCAGGTGATCCCAGTTTGGCCCAGGTTCATCAGAAGCACCCTACAAATTACTTGACTTGTATCATCAGTAAGAAAAAACACCTTAGCATTCCTCGGAGATGTGAAGGAAATCCCCAGGGAGCAGAAGGTGGCAGGTACCCAAGACCAGACACGTCTGTTAGACAACCCCTGCCCCTGTTACTCACTCGAAGTCTTCTCTGAAGCAATGATTTTCCACTCGTGTTTAGGACTCTGAACAGTAGCATTTGGAGAAAGACTTCCAGAGGAGCTGCTACTGATCTGCTTGTGATCATTCTCACGTGGTGGCCTCTTCTGCAAAATCAAAAGGCAGCTACAGAAACCTAGCCAGAGACTACACCTCCTTCTACCTCTGCTTCTCTGAGACACTGCACCTACTCCAGAGCACACTCGTCTACCACCTCCGCAGAGCAGCATTTATAGCACACCTATATTTTCAGCAGAACATCTTGCCTGCCCAGCAACAGTGGCCAAAAACCACCCTACCCTTTTCTCCTGTAACTCACTTTATCCTGTGACCGCAGCTTTATACTGGTGGTGCTGGACTGCAAATCCCTGAAGTGAGCGTGCATTTCTAGCAGGATTTACAAATCTTAAGGAAAGAGCTACATGCAGCTGGAGAGAACTGAGCTACCACATCGGAGCCTCACTCCTAAGCTCTGCTTCTGGAGCTTGAGTTAATTATATAACACTGTTTGAAGTGAATTAACTATTCTCTTCATTCCCTGAAGACAAGCTTAATTTCATCTCAGTTCCTCTCTGTGCTCAGATTAGctgtttcttggattttacTTCCTTGATACTTCGCACTAacagatttctgctttcttttcatctcCAATTAAATTTATACACTAACTTACATTATTTTGCtctattaagaaaaaattcaaaatttccaGTTTCAGCAGTTGGCTGGGTTGTTGAGGCTCTTCCTGAAGCACAGGAAGTTACTGTGCTGTCTATTCTGTTCAGCAGCAGAGTTTATGACCACAGTCCCATGTCTGCGACGCTTGCACAGTTCCCTGGAGCCTGATCTCCATGGAAACTGTCACAAGACTTCTGAAACACATCACCTAACTCAGATAACCTCACACAGAGGCTGGATTGCTAAGCTCAGCTCACTGTGACAATCAGCATACTTGTAGAGAGCATTTTTGTGATTTCTGAACCTTCATCCAATTAACCATGTATGCTCTTATCTTTAAATTGCCTTGACagcaacagaaaatacaaagttttGTAATCTAAAACGTAAAAGCTATGATTTTTCCAGGACTGGCATCTAGGGGATTTTTAGCGTTCTCTCAACTGTTTAGGATGTCTGAAGTTGGTGATTTTTATTATCACAAAGGATTTGCTGAAAACCGTTGAGAAGTCCTAGTCTTATTTCTGAAAACGAACTTTCTTAATGTTCACCTCTCTGCTTTTAAGCATTACAAGTGGTATCCAGACGTGGAGAACCCTGTGAAGGCTTTCTAAAAACAATCAAGAATCTGGAAAATTAgctggcttttccttttcctctcatttcACTTCTAAAATCCACATTCTGGGATGGACAGTGTTTTACATTAGCTACAAatttcatgaagaaataaaaaaaaaccaaaacaacaatgaaaaaagaCCTCTCAAAAAGCACAGGAGCGATTTGCACTCAGTCAGAGAGATTTGGCAGCTACACCAACCAGTGCAGCTGAACAAAAGAAGCTGACACTGGCAGCTGAAGGATTAGAACTTGGATTTGGAATCTTTTTTTTGAGGCCAAATTTACCAGACATTACATTCCTCACTGCAAGCCAAGCAGTCCGTGCTTCTCTACAGTCTCTGAGAACTCTACAAGGTCTTAGTCGACTTCCTACAGCTGAGTGGTTGTAtgcctcttctttcttctaACAGCCAGGATTGATTTTGAAGTCAGAATTAAAGCACTGTGTTTTGCAAAGCCTGAGAGTCAGCCCAGCCTGTCCAAGACAGAAGCTGAGAGCACAGCATGGCctacagcagctcccagccagacACCTTCTCGCGATGCATTTCTCCGTTACGGCACCTGCTGCCTTCTCTGCCAGCAGAACACAGGACTTCAGGTGGGCTGAAAACTGCTCCAGTCTATCTGGGGTTACCTGAGACTGTCTGCAATTTGTACCTGCACAAACTGAATGTGGTCATCACTGCCATACACCTCAGCCTGTCCATCTAGCAGATTTCCATCAAGCAGCTTGTGATCAGCTGAGTAGTACAGCGTTTGCACctgcaaaaacaacaacagaacaCCCATGTGGCTGCTGTCTCTGTGCTCCTCAGCTACAGGCACATTACCCCAGGCACCACACTGCTCGTCAGCTCATCTTAAGCTCGCACAGTGGCCAAACTAAAAGGAAGCAGATGTCATGGTGGCAATCTTCAAACAGGGGGTGAAGGTTCCTTACTTTCTCAGCTTGAGAGAAATCTTCATTTTCCACGGGcttctgctgttttcccagCACAGAAACATTAGACAAGCAAAAGGCACATTAATTTGCAGTTACACAAATTCACAGTCTCATGCAAGCATTTTCCCTTATCCCTGCACACAAGTTTTCTGCtacaaaaaatacacatatttatCTCCATCAAAAAAGGCCATGAGAAGCCAACAATGGACTCTAAAAGAAAGGTACGGGAACAAAGGAAGACAACACAATTTTAAGTTCTGGAAGAAACTGTTGTCCACCACTGAAATCAGATGCAGCTGTTTCAATGAAATGCATCTTAATTTCAACATAATCAAAGCTTTTAAATGAGTTTCTCCAAGAGGAAATACACACTTGAGATTATACGACAGCATCAACATGTACTTTTGCCTAGACAAGTGTTTCTGGGGATCTTTCATGCTTGTAATAGCAGATTTGGAAAACTGCGAAGAATTTCACAAGATTTGGTAAAGTTATTTTGCTGGAGCCAATTAAAAATTTGGTCTCCCCACTAATTTTGCCACTAAACACTGCCCAGGCTACATCTATCATTAGTATTCATGAGAAAAGCCATTTAACAACACACAAGTTTCAAAATAATGCATCCTGTAAAGGAGTAAGTAAACACCATTAAATCATCATGATCGCTCTCTGCCCACAGCGGATTTTCTTAGGAGCACTGGGGCAGGACTGCTGCTTCTGTACGTGTCAATACACTTGAGGCTCTTCTTGGTTCTTCAGCCTTGGTATCctagttttgttaataaacctATGGGGAGATAAACCAACGGGGAGGAACAACCATTAGAAGCTTTTACCTACTGTGCATTTACAAGCAAAacctgcaaaggaaaacatcacCAATCTACGGCAAGCCTCAGTACCACCTCCCCAAACTAAAGCAGATACAGGCCACTCTGAGGCTACTATACAGCAACAGGGAGCAAAAAGGAAAGTGAAGACCAGACTGAACAGTGCATTCAGCTCACCTGAACACCCCCCCAGTTTCTCAGCTTAGGGGTACCTACagcaaaatttaaattctttagGGTCATAGTTaaaaaagtgaagagaaaaaaaaaaaaaaaaaaaaagtaaaaagggaTCATCCTTCATATtggcttttttgggtttttttaatgcctaaTCCCATAATCCCATTTTCTTAAATACTAACCTCTTCCATTAGATCTTCCAGGCTGCCTCCGTTCTCCCAGATGCTGCGCTGTACCCAGTTGATTACCTTTGTGTACAATTTGCCATTGCTGGGTAGGCCAACATTGTCTTCCAGCATTATTTCAAGCttgagggagaagaggaaagacaTTTACTCTCCAGCAACTACCCTGTAGCATACTGTGCTTTACACAGTAGGCATAACTCTCACTTTACCACAGAGCCAGAAAACACAAGGAGCTTTCAAAGGCCTATGGACCTAGGAAGCACATTTAAATACAACCATCTTTTACACCTGGAAGGGGTGACAGCACTTGCTCTCTACAGTTAAGGTTCACAGTGGTAAGAACAGGACACAGATCCAGAATTGTCACATTGCTGGCAGCAGTCAGTACACCAAGCTTTCCTGACCccaaaagggaaagaaatcccAGCTACTCCTCAGGTTGCTTTTAAGAAATTGTGTACCAGAAGGAATTCTACAAACTTAAGCTAACCTTTAACCGTGGGAGTTTgagaaattcctcctgttcTGAAATCTCTACAAGGTGTTCCTGAATGTAGCCATCGATCTTGTTCAACAACCGAGAGTCTCCCATGCAGCTGGCGAAGTT
This genomic interval carries:
- the IVNS1ABP gene encoding influenza virus NS1A-binding protein, whose amino-acid sequence is MIPNGYLMFEDENFIESSVAKLNALRKSGQFCDVRLQVCGHEMLAHRAVLACCSPYLFEIFNTDSDCHGVSHVKFDDLNPEAVEVLLNYAYTAQLKADKELVKDVYSAAKKLKMERVKQVCGDYLLSKMDVQSCISYRNFASCMGDSRLLNKIDGYIQEHLVEISEQEEFLKLPRLKLEIMLEDNVGLPSNGKLYTKVINWVQRSIWENGGSLEDLMEEVQTLYYSADHKLLDGNLLDGQAEVYGSDDHIQFVQKRPPRENDHKQISSSSSGSLSPNATVQSPKHEWKIIASEKTSSNTYLCLAVLDGVLCVIFLHGRNSPQSSPSSTPRLLKSLSFELQPSDLIEKPMSPMQYARSGLGTAELHGRLIAAGGYNREECLRTVECYDPEKDAWTFIAPMRTPRARFQMAVLMGQLYVVGGSNGHSDDLSCGEMYEPEIDDWTPVPELRTNRCNAGVCALNGKLYIVGGSDPYGQKGLKNCDVFDPVTKAWTSCAPLNIRRHQSAVCELGGYLYIIGGAESWNCLNSVERYNPENNTWTLMAPMNVARRGAGVAVRDGKLFVAGGFDGTHAVNCVEMYDPARNEWKMMGSMTTPRSNAGITTVANTIYAVGGFDGNEFLNTLEVYNPESNEWSPYTKIYKF